From one Microbacterium aurum genomic stretch:
- a CDS encoding multicopper oxidase domain-containing protein: MSRRNWYLLTNSVVFGWIVLTIVAVTIHRFVPQPLWLMIHVPLLGAVTAAILVWSQHFSDTLLRRPAPAERAGLAVRLGLHTLGAAVVITGILAGVTMLVVAGAVIVGAAILTHGVILTLQLRRALPARFSPLVRYYVAAAAVFLGGIAIGATMSAAGDPDLTDRLVTAHLVLNAYGWIGLTALGTLVLLWPTVLHARMGETADAAARHALPVLVAGLAIAAVGPLLDVRLLVAGGMLVWLAGALRIGVEGWRQGRSMPPATFAGWSLAAAFGWVVVAAATLAAMSAVSPDWAQLRAGYLMVLGPLVVGFAVQLLLGALSYLLPVVALGSPAAAKAGAEMLDRGAAFRVAAFNGAIVLYLLPMPSVARVLLSFAALGVVIAFVVLAVRAVVAGRRVRRDEGANPDRSGRVSLGMPVATAPVAPPRRVGAVAAAFTVLALCVAGGVAADPAAVGISTAAGGAVVASGETTDVTVEVEGMRFTPAEIEVPYGDALVVTFHNTGTDVHDLTFANGVRTARLAPGASETVEVGVVGADLAGWCSIAGHRQMGMELAVVVTGAPAPGASVTDAAGSAHGHDHRGGMDAGEGSSAADAARDIDLEAEPGAGFTPWPAALAPASADTVHRLTLEVTEEEVEVAPGVTQTRWMFGGSAPGPVIRGRIGDRFEITLVNEGSIGHSIDFHAGALAPDEPMRTIQPGETLTYTFTATQAGIWMYHCSTMPMSMHIAGGMYGAVIIDPPDLAPVDGEYVLVQGEMYLGTQGGTADADKIAAQTPDLVAFNGYANQYAYEPLPATVGERVRVWVLDAGPNTASSFHIVGGQFDTVFAEGAYTLRPDDPGGSQALALQPAQGGFVELSFPEAGNYPFVTHIMSDAEKGAKGVFHVGH; the protein is encoded by the coding sequence GTGTCACGGCGTAACTGGTATCTGCTCACGAACTCGGTCGTGTTCGGCTGGATCGTCCTCACGATCGTCGCCGTCACGATCCACCGCTTCGTGCCGCAGCCGCTCTGGCTCATGATCCACGTGCCCCTGCTCGGGGCCGTCACCGCCGCGATCCTGGTGTGGTCGCAGCACTTCTCCGACACCCTGCTGCGCCGCCCCGCCCCGGCCGAGCGGGCCGGCCTCGCCGTGCGCCTCGGCCTGCACACGCTCGGCGCGGCGGTCGTGATCACCGGCATCCTCGCCGGTGTCACGATGCTCGTCGTCGCCGGCGCGGTGATCGTCGGCGCCGCGATCCTCACGCACGGCGTGATCCTGACACTGCAGCTGCGCCGCGCCCTGCCGGCGCGGTTCTCGCCGCTCGTGCGCTACTACGTCGCCGCCGCGGCGGTGTTCCTCGGCGGCATCGCGATCGGCGCGACGATGTCGGCGGCGGGCGACCCCGACCTCACCGACCGGCTCGTGACGGCGCACCTCGTCCTCAACGCCTACGGCTGGATCGGCCTCACCGCGCTCGGCACCCTCGTGCTGCTGTGGCCGACGGTGCTGCACGCGCGCATGGGCGAGACCGCGGATGCCGCGGCCCGCCACGCCCTGCCGGTGCTCGTCGCGGGACTGGCGATCGCCGCGGTCGGACCGCTCCTCGACGTGCGTCTGCTCGTCGCCGGCGGCATGCTCGTCTGGCTCGCCGGTGCCTTGCGGATCGGCGTCGAGGGGTGGCGACAGGGGCGGTCGATGCCCCCGGCGACCTTCGCCGGCTGGAGCCTCGCCGCCGCCTTCGGCTGGGTCGTCGTCGCGGCGGCGACCCTCGCCGCGATGAGCGCCGTCAGCCCGGATTGGGCGCAGCTGCGCGCCGGCTATCTCATGGTGCTCGGCCCTCTCGTCGTCGGCTTCGCGGTGCAGCTGCTGCTCGGGGCGCTCAGCTATCTGCTGCCCGTGGTCGCGCTCGGGAGCCCTGCCGCCGCGAAGGCCGGTGCGGAGATGCTCGACCGCGGCGCCGCCTTCCGCGTCGCGGCCTTCAACGGCGCCATCGTGCTGTACCTGCTGCCGATGCCGTCCGTCGCGCGCGTGCTGCTCTCGTTCGCCGCGCTCGGCGTCGTCATCGCGTTCGTCGTGCTCGCCGTCCGCGCCGTCGTCGCGGGGCGCCGCGTCCGCCGCGACGAGGGCGCGAATCCGGACCGCAGTGGACGGGTGAGCCTCGGGATGCCGGTGGCCACCGCCCCCGTCGCTCCACCGCGCCGCGTCGGCGCCGTCGCTGCGGCGTTCACGGTGCTGGCCCTGTGCGTCGCGGGCGGCGTCGCCGCCGACCCCGCCGCTGTCGGCATCTCGACCGCGGCGGGCGGGGCGGTCGTCGCCTCGGGCGAGACCACCGACGTGACCGTCGAAGTCGAGGGCATGCGGTTCACGCCCGCCGAGATCGAGGTGCCGTACGGCGACGCACTCGTCGTCACGTTCCATAACACCGGCACCGACGTGCACGACCTCACTTTCGCGAACGGGGTGCGCACGGCGCGGCTCGCGCCGGGCGCGAGCGAGACCGTCGAGGTCGGCGTCGTCGGCGCCGACCTGGCGGGCTGGTGCTCGATCGCCGGGCATCGGCAGATGGGCATGGAGCTCGCCGTCGTCGTCACCGGCGCCCCGGCCCCGGGCGCCTCGGTGACGGATGCCGCGGGCTCGGCCCACGGTCACGATCACAGGGGCGGGATGGATGCCGGAGAGGGCTCATCCGCCGCCGACGCCGCCCGCGACATCGACCTCGAGGCCGAGCCCGGCGCGGGGTTCACGCCGTGGCCGGCGGCGCTGGCCCCGGCATCCGCCGACACCGTCCACCGCCTCACGCTCGAGGTCACTGAGGAAGAGGTCGAGGTCGCGCCCGGCGTCACCCAGACGCGCTGGATGTTCGGCGGCAGCGCGCCGGGGCCGGTCATCCGCGGCAGAATCGGCGACCGCTTCGAGATCACGCTCGTCAACGAGGGCTCGATCGGTCACTCGATCGACTTCCACGCCGGCGCGCTCGCGCCCGACGAGCCGATGCGGACGATCCAGCCCGGCGAGACCCTCACGTACACCTTCACCGCGACGCAGGCGGGCATCTGGATGTATCACTGCTCGACGATGCCCATGTCGATGCATATCGCCGGCGGCATGTACGGCGCCGTCATCATCGACCCGCCGGACCTCGCCCCCGTCGACGGCGAGTACGTGCTCGTGCAGGGCGAGATGTACCTCGGGACGCAGGGCGGCACCGCTGACGCCGACAAGATCGCCGCGCAGACCCCTGACCTCGTCGCGTTCAACGGCTACGCCAACCAGTACGCGTACGAGCCGCTGCCCGCCACGGTCGGCGAGCGGGTGCGAGTGTGGGTGCTAGATGCCGGTCCCAACACGGCATCGTCCTTCCACATCGTCGGCGGCCAGTTCGACACCGTGTTCGCCGAGGGGGCCTACACGCTGAGACCCGACGATCCGGGCGGATCGCAGGCGCTCGCGCTGCAGCCCGCGCAGGGCGGGTTCGTGGAGCTGTCGTTCCCCGAAGCGGGCAACTATCCTTTCGTCACGCACATCATGAGCGACGCCGAGAAGGGCGCCAAGGGGGTGTTCCATGTCGGGCACTGA
- a CDS encoding MogA/MoaB family molybdenum cofactor biosynthesis protein codes for MSIPAAVITVSDRSAAGVRPDTSGPIAVAQLREAGFACADATVVPDGADAVAQALRDAIAVGARVVVTTGGTGLSPRDETPEGTARVIEREVPGIAEELRRRGLADTPASLLSRGIAGVAGRALIVNLPGSPRAVATGMSVVVAVAAHVVHQLEGADHA; via the coding sequence GTGAGCATCCCCGCCGCCGTCATCACCGTCTCCGACCGGTCGGCCGCCGGTGTGCGACCCGACACCAGCGGCCCCATCGCCGTCGCGCAACTGCGCGAGGCGGGGTTCGCGTGCGCGGACGCGACCGTCGTCCCCGACGGGGCGGATGCCGTGGCCCAGGCGCTCCGCGACGCGATCGCCGTCGGCGCCCGCGTCGTCGTCACGACGGGCGGCACAGGACTGTCGCCGCGCGATGAGACCCCGGAGGGGACCGCACGCGTGATCGAGCGGGAGGTGCCGGGGATCGCGGAGGAGCTGCGTCGCCGCGGCCTCGCCGACACCCCGGCATCCCTCCTCTCGCGCGGCATCGCCGGCGTCGCCGGACGCGCCCTCATCGTCAACCTGCCCGGTTCGCCGCGCGCCGTCGCGACCGGCATGTCCGTCGTCGTGGCGGTCGCGGCGCACGTCGTCCACCAGCTCGAAGGGGCCGATCACGCATGA
- a CDS encoding molybdenum cofactor biosynthesis protein MoaE, whose protein sequence is MTIAIARISDAPLDAAAHLAAVEQPWVGAVTSFIGTVRAQDPEAAGPVVALEYSGHPDAEATLHDIAMSAIGDRRAIVAVSHRVGRLAVGDAAVVIAVGTAHRGDAFTICRDVIEEIKRSLPVWKKQWTDDGEALWKGIGG, encoded by the coding sequence ATGACCATCGCCATCGCCCGCATCTCGGACGCGCCGCTCGACGCCGCCGCGCACCTCGCCGCCGTCGAGCAGCCGTGGGTCGGCGCCGTCACGAGCTTCATCGGCACCGTCCGCGCGCAGGACCCCGAGGCCGCCGGTCCCGTCGTGGCGCTCGAGTACTCCGGGCATCCGGATGCCGAGGCCACCCTGCACGACATCGCGATGAGCGCGATCGGCGACCGCCGTGCGATCGTCGCGGTCAGTCACCGCGTGGGGCGGCTCGCGGTGGGCGACGCCGCCGTCGTCATCGCCGTCGGCACGGCGCACCGAGGCGACGCGTTCACGATCTGCCGCGATGTCATCGAGGAGATCAAGCGGTCCCTGCCGGTGTGGAAGAAGCAGTGGACCGACGACGGCGAGGCCCTCTGGAAGGGCATCGGCGGCTGA
- a CDS encoding MoaD/ThiS family protein translates to MTQVRYFAAAEEFAGRATEQRDDATLGALRRTLAADYPALGVILPRCAVLVDGRRSDDETALGAASVVDVLPPFAGG, encoded by the coding sequence ATGACGCAGGTGCGCTACTTCGCCGCGGCGGAGGAGTTCGCCGGCCGCGCCACCGAGCAGCGCGACGACGCGACGCTCGGCGCACTGCGCCGCACCCTCGCGGCGGACTACCCCGCGCTCGGCGTGATCCTCCCCCGCTGCGCCGTGCTCGTGGACGGCCGTCGCAGCGACGACGAGACGGCGCTGGGGGCGGCATCCGTCGTCGACGTGCTCCCCCCGTTCGCCGGGGGCTGA
- a CDS encoding DUF6457 domain-containing protein, translated as MSDRTLPPEALDARAAALRERFGLADDDLPIALILDLARDVANGVARPAAPFSAFAAGLVAGRAGGSPDDVRAAVAAVTELAAGWDDRP; from the coding sequence ATGAGCGATCGCACTCTTCCCCCCGAGGCCCTGGACGCGCGGGCCGCCGCGCTGCGCGAGCGCTTCGGCCTCGCCGACGACGACCTGCCGATCGCGCTCATCCTCGACCTCGCCCGTGACGTCGCGAACGGGGTGGCGCGACCCGCCGCGCCGTTCAGCGCGTTCGCAGCGGGGCTCGTCGCGGGTCGCGCGGGCGGCTCTCCCGACGACGTCCGGGCGGCGGTCGCGGCGGTGACCGAGCTTGCCGCGGGCTGGGACGACCGCCCATGA
- the mobA gene encoding molybdenum cofactor guanylyltransferase, which translates to MTERKGTGAILLAGGRATRLGGIDKPLLEIDGRSLLQRALDAVAGCEPVVVAGPARSDVAGAVTWVREDPPFTGPAAAIVAALAALPEQPARPDAPGPTWTLVLACDLADPAAAVAALTGARAAASADLDGWCLGDRDGRAQWLTALYRTAALRRAAAALPDAGTHASVRTLVGPLRLELIAAGPATDDIDTWDDAERAGARPRPIPTALLTPTKETP; encoded by the coding sequence ATGACCGAGCGCAAAGGCACGGGCGCGATCCTCCTCGCGGGGGGCCGCGCGACGCGCCTGGGCGGCATCGACAAGCCGCTGCTCGAGATCGACGGCCGCTCCCTGCTCCAGCGGGCGCTCGACGCCGTCGCCGGATGCGAACCGGTCGTCGTCGCCGGTCCCGCGCGCAGCGACGTGGCCGGAGCCGTCACGTGGGTCCGCGAGGACCCGCCCTTCACGGGACCCGCCGCCGCAATCGTGGCGGCGCTCGCGGCGCTGCCGGAGCAGCCGGCACGGCCGGACGCGCCCGGACCCACCTGGACGCTCGTCCTGGCCTGCGACCTCGCCGACCCCGCCGCCGCGGTCGCGGCGCTGACCGGCGCGCGCGCCGCGGCATCCGCCGACCTCGACGGCTGGTGCCTCGGCGACCGCGACGGCCGCGCACAGTGGCTCACGGCCCTGTACCGCACCGCGGCACTGCGCCGCGCGGCGGCGGCGCTGCCGGATGCCGGGACGCACGCCTCGGTGCGGACACTCGTCGGGCCGCTCCGGCTCGAGCTCATCGCCGCCGGGCCGGCGACGGACGATATCGACACGTGGGACGATGCCGAGCGCGCCGGTGCGCGCCCCCGGCCAATCCCAACCGCGCTTCTCACCCCCACGAAGGAGACGCCATGA
- the moaC gene encoding cyclic pyranopterin monophosphate synthase MoaC, producing the protein MSFTHLDAAGHARMVDVTDKQPTVRAATARGFVRCAPDVVASLRDGTTPKGDVLAVARISGIQAAKRTPELLPLAHIIGVHGATVDLEVTDTGVEIEATVRTADRTGVEMEALTAVAVAGLAIVDMVKGLDKATAIENVRLVRKTGGKSGDWTRPE; encoded by the coding sequence ATGAGCTTCACCCACCTGGATGCCGCCGGCCACGCCCGCATGGTGGACGTCACCGACAAGCAGCCGACCGTGCGCGCCGCGACCGCCCGCGGGTTCGTCCGCTGCGCGCCGGATGTCGTCGCGTCGCTGCGCGACGGCACGACCCCGAAGGGCGACGTGCTGGCGGTGGCCCGCATCAGCGGCATCCAGGCGGCCAAGCGCACGCCCGAGCTGCTGCCGCTCGCCCACATCATCGGCGTGCACGGCGCGACCGTCGACCTCGAGGTGACCGACACCGGCGTCGAGATCGAGGCGACCGTCCGCACCGCCGACCGCACGGGCGTCGAGATGGAGGCCCTCACCGCCGTCGCCGTGGCGGGCCTCGCCATCGTCGACATGGTGAAGGGCCTCGACAAGGCGACGGCCATCGAGAACGTGCGCCTCGTCCGCAAGACCGGCGGCAAGAGCGGCGATTGGACGCGCCCGGAATGA
- a CDS encoding molybdopterin molybdotransferase MoeA has protein sequence MSAMATVEEHLAGILAVVVPLQAVTVALPDAAERTLAAPAHARVDLPPFDNSAMDGFAVRYADVAAAGDTPRRLRVVADLPAGSPADPPLAPGQAIRIMTGSAVPTATDTIVPFEDTAGGLADSLGEIVVTAAPRAEGAHVRRRGEDTRAGDVVLPAGTRLGPLQLGALAAAGIDRVEVAARPRVAVVSTGSELVPAGAPLERGQIPESNGILLAHLAAGAGSEIVRRASVDDAGPELAALVAELTAGAGAVDAIVFTGGVSAGAYEVVRQTVGQMTFGKIAMQPGKPQGFGVAERTLLFGLPGNPVSAAVSFEAFVRPALLTLQGRTSVHRPVLRLPAAVGWRTPPGRRQYLPVTIDRTDPAGWRVTPASAGGSHLAGRLGSAEAYAVVPAEVDAVAAGDAVDVMLLD, from the coding sequence GTGAGCGCGATGGCGACGGTCGAGGAGCATCTCGCCGGCATCCTCGCCGTCGTCGTGCCGCTGCAGGCCGTCACGGTGGCGCTGCCGGATGCCGCGGAGCGCACGCTCGCCGCGCCCGCCCACGCCCGCGTCGATCTGCCGCCGTTCGACAACTCCGCGATGGACGGGTTCGCCGTCCGGTACGCCGACGTCGCGGCGGCCGGGGACACGCCGCGGCGGCTGCGGGTCGTGGCCGACCTGCCCGCGGGCTCGCCGGCCGATCCGCCGCTCGCGCCGGGGCAGGCGATCCGGATCATGACGGGGTCCGCCGTCCCCACGGCGACCGACACGATCGTGCCGTTCGAGGACACCGCGGGCGGGCTCGCCGACTCGCTCGGCGAGATCGTCGTCACGGCCGCGCCGAGAGCCGAGGGCGCGCACGTGCGCCGCCGCGGCGAGGACACGCGCGCGGGCGATGTCGTGCTGCCCGCCGGAACGCGACTGGGGCCGCTGCAGCTGGGCGCGCTGGCGGCGGCGGGCATCGACCGGGTCGAGGTCGCCGCGCGTCCGCGCGTCGCGGTCGTCTCCACCGGCAGCGAGCTCGTGCCGGCGGGCGCGCCGCTCGAGCGCGGGCAGATCCCGGAGTCCAACGGCATCCTGCTGGCACACCTCGCCGCCGGCGCGGGGTCCGAGATCGTGCGCCGCGCGAGCGTCGACGACGCCGGGCCCGAACTGGCGGCGCTCGTCGCCGAGCTCACGGCGGGCGCGGGCGCCGTCGACGCGATCGTCTTCACCGGCGGTGTCAGCGCCGGCGCGTACGAGGTCGTGCGGCAGACCGTCGGCCAGATGACCTTCGGGAAGATCGCGATGCAACCCGGCAAGCCGCAGGGCTTCGGGGTCGCGGAACGGACGCTGCTGTTCGGCCTGCCCGGCAACCCGGTCAGCGCGGCCGTCTCCTTCGAAGCATTCGTGCGCCCGGCCCTGCTCACCCTGCAGGGCCGCACGTCGGTGCACCGGCCGGTGCTGCGGCTGCCCGCCGCCGTCGGCTGGCGCACTCCGCCCGGCCGGCGCCAGTACCTGCCCGTCACGATCGACCGCACCGATCCCGCCGGGTGGCGGGTCACCCCCGCCTCCGCCGGTGGCTCGCACCTCGCGGGGCGCCTCGGCAGTGCGGAGGCGTACGCCGTCGTCCCCGCCGAGGTCGACGCGGTCGCGGCGGGCGACGCCGTCGACGTCATGCTGCTGGACTGA
- a CDS encoding ThiF family adenylyltransferase translates to MPLPPLVAPVAALPADERERTQRHAVLRGFGEESQRRLAAAHVAIVGAGGLGSPAVLALAAAGVGILTVIDDDAVDLPNLQRQVLHRLADVGAPKVDSAVRAAAELSPHTVVRAVRERLDAGNADALLSGADLVIDGSDTFATRAVVAAACERLGVPLVWGVVQEFHAQVTVFWSRPPAGREPVVLADLHPPDQAGEAPSCAAVGVLGALTMQVGSLLAAEAVKLITGVGEPLLGRVLLIDALQGRTTDVPLHSASAAASPAAPTPAGPAPAPAAPEPIPHVTAAEMLAAQADEAATLLDVREPWETDAGIVRDSVLIPLGTFLADPSALEADGPVVVICAHGIRALQAAETLRARGVDARVLAGGLAAWS, encoded by the coding sequence ATGCCGCTGCCCCCGCTCGTCGCGCCCGTCGCCGCGCTCCCCGCGGACGAGCGCGAGCGCACGCAGCGGCACGCCGTGCTGCGCGGTTTCGGCGAGGAATCCCAGCGCCGCCTGGCGGCGGCGCACGTCGCGATCGTGGGCGCCGGGGGCCTCGGGTCACCGGCCGTGCTCGCCCTCGCGGCCGCCGGTGTCGGCATCCTGACCGTCATCGACGATGACGCCGTCGATCTGCCGAACCTGCAGCGGCAGGTGCTGCACCGTCTCGCCGACGTGGGCGCCCCGAAGGTCGACTCCGCCGTTCGCGCCGCAGCCGAGCTCAGCCCGCACACGGTCGTCCGCGCCGTGCGCGAGCGGCTGGATGCCGGCAACGCCGACGCCCTCCTCTCGGGCGCCGACCTCGTCATCGACGGCTCCGACACCTTTGCGACCCGCGCGGTCGTCGCGGCCGCCTGCGAGCGGCTCGGCGTGCCGCTCGTGTGGGGCGTGGTGCAGGAGTTCCACGCCCAGGTGACGGTGTTCTGGTCGCGGCCCCCCGCCGGCCGCGAACCCGTCGTGCTCGCCGATCTGCACCCGCCGGACCAGGCGGGCGAAGCCCCCAGCTGCGCGGCGGTGGGGGTGCTCGGCGCCCTGACGATGCAGGTCGGGTCGCTCCTGGCCGCCGAGGCCGTCAAGCTCATCACCGGTGTCGGCGAACCGCTCCTCGGCCGCGTGCTGCTCATCGACGCCTTGCAGGGGCGGACGACGGACGTGCCGCTGCACTCGGCATCCGCCGCCGCATCCCCCGCCGCGCCGACGCCCGCCGGCCCCGCCCCCGCGCCGGCCGCACCGGAGCCGATCCCGCACGTCACGGCGGCCGAGATGCTCGCGGCGCAGGCCGACGAGGCGGCGACGCTCCTCGACGTGCGCGAACCGTGGGAGACGGATGCCGGGATCGTCCGCGACTCCGTCCTGATCCCGCTCGGCACGTTCCTCGCCGATCCGTCCGCGCTCGAGGCGGACGGCCCCGTCGTCGTCATCTGCGCGCACGGGATCCGCGCACTACAGGCCGCCGAGACGCTGCGCGCCCGCGGCGTCGACGCGCGCGTGCTCGCGGGCGGACTGGCGGCGTGGTCGTGA
- a CDS encoding TOBE domain-containing protein produces the protein MSAYRISDAARLLGVSDDTVRRWVDQGVLSTTGRTPVEIPGADLAAKAVELARVPGDPTDVLSSARNRFTGLVTRVQVDGVMAQVDVQSGPHRVVSLMSAEAVRELNLEPGSLAVAVVKATTVIVETPRD, from the coding sequence ATGAGCGCATACCGCATCTCCGACGCCGCCCGTCTGCTGGGCGTCAGCGACGACACCGTGCGCCGGTGGGTCGACCAGGGCGTCCTGTCGACGACCGGCAGGACCCCCGTCGAGATCCCCGGCGCCGACCTCGCGGCCAAGGCCGTCGAGCTCGCTCGCGTGCCCGGCGACCCCACCGACGTGCTCTCCAGCGCCCGCAACCGCTTCACGGGCCTCGTCACGCGCGTCCAGGTCGACGGGGTCATGGCGCAGGTCGACGTCCAGTCCGGGCCGCACCGCGTCGTCTCCCTCATGTCGGCCGAGGCTGTCCGGGAGCTGAACCTCGAGCCCGGCTCGCTCGCCGTCGCCGTCGTCAAGGCCACCACCGTCATCGTCGAGACCCCGAGGGACTGA
- the modA gene encoding molybdate ABC transporter substrate-binding protein, translating to MRRTSLTALAAVAAAVLALTGCASADTAPVATPSETDAAATLSGSLTISAAASLAAAFDELAAEFEAAHPEVDVLPISYDGSSTLATQIIEGARVDVFASADEKNMQKVVDAGLASDPEPFATNVLTLVVPTGNPGGVTGLADLAKPDLNVVLCAAEVPCGAASATLLQNAGVTASVDSYEQNVTAVLTKVASGEADAGLVYVTDAATTTDVETVDTPGADAVVNTYPLVALNGAANPEAASAFVAFVLSDRGQQMLSALGFGAP from the coding sequence ATGCGCCGCACATCGCTCACCGCCCTGGCCGCCGTGGCCGCCGCCGTCCTCGCCCTCACCGGCTGCGCGTCCGCAGACACCGCTCCGGTGGCGACGCCATCGGAGACGGACGCCGCCGCGACGCTGTCGGGCAGCCTGACGATCTCGGCCGCGGCCTCCCTCGCCGCCGCCTTCGACGAGCTCGCGGCCGAGTTCGAGGCCGCCCACCCCGAGGTCGATGTCCTGCCGATCAGCTACGACGGGTCGTCGACGCTCGCGACGCAGATCATCGAGGGCGCCCGCGTCGACGTGTTCGCCTCGGCCGACGAGAAGAACATGCAGAAGGTCGTGGATGCCGGTCTCGCGAGCGACCCCGAGCCGTTCGCCACGAACGTGCTCACGCTCGTCGTCCCGACGGGGAATCCCGGTGGCGTGACCGGTCTCGCCGATCTCGCGAAGCCCGACCTCAACGTCGTCCTGTGCGCCGCCGAGGTGCCCTGCGGCGCGGCGTCGGCGACACTCCTGCAGAACGCCGGCGTGACGGCATCCGTCGACAGCTATGAGCAGAATGTGACGGCGGTGCTGACGAAAGTGGCGAGCGGCGAGGCCGACGCGGGGCTCGTGTACGTGACCGATGCGGCCACGACGACCGACGTCGAGACGGTCGACACCCCCGGCGCCGACGCGGTCGTGAACACCTACCCCCTGGTCGCGCTGAACGGTGCTGCGAACCCCGAGGCGGCGAGCGCGTTCGTCGCGTTCGTGCTGTCGGACCGGGGCCAGCAGATGCTGAGCGCGCTCGGATTCGGGGCGCCGTGA
- a CDS encoding ABC transporter permease, translated as MSERRGFVPQVLVVPAVLGLALLVVPLTALVGRVDWSTLWADVTSPAALSALGLSVVTAAIATVVCAVLGVPLALLIARSGARVAALLRAVVTVPLVLPPMVGGVALLFLLGRNGWLGRLLGEVGIQVPFTTAAVVIAQAFVALPFLVLALEGSLRATGVGYEQAAAALGAGRWRILWRVTLPLAAPGLLAGIVLCFARAVGEFGATALFAGNAPGVTQTMPLAIYTAFNGAGVSQGTAVALSLLLLITAVAALLLVRAWRPGPSSAAVGR; from the coding sequence ATGAGCGAGCGGCGGGGGTTCGTGCCGCAGGTGCTGGTGGTGCCTGCCGTGCTGGGTCTCGCCCTGCTCGTCGTGCCGCTCACCGCTCTCGTCGGCCGTGTGGACTGGTCGACGCTCTGGGCCGACGTGACCTCGCCGGCGGCGCTGTCGGCGCTGGGACTGTCGGTGGTGACCGCCGCGATCGCCACCGTGGTGTGCGCCGTGCTCGGCGTGCCGCTGGCCCTGCTCATCGCCCGGTCCGGCGCGCGCGTCGCGGCGCTGCTTCGTGCCGTCGTGACGGTGCCGCTCGTCCTGCCGCCGATGGTCGGCGGCGTCGCGCTGCTGTTCCTGCTCGGCCGCAACGGGTGGCTCGGCCGGCTGCTCGGCGAGGTCGGCATCCAGGTGCCGTTCACAACGGCGGCCGTCGTCATCGCGCAGGCCTTCGTCGCGCTGCCGTTCCTCGTGCTCGCGCTCGAGGGGTCGCTGCGGGCCACCGGCGTCGGCTATGAACAGGCCGCCGCGGCGCTCGGCGCGGGACGGTGGCGGATCCTCTGGCGGGTGACGCTGCCGCTCGCGGCGCCGGGACTGCTGGCCGGCATCGTGCTGTGCTTCGCGCGCGCGGTCGGCGAGTTCGGCGCGACGGCCCTGTTCGCCGGCAACGCCCCCGGCGTCACCCAGACGATGCCCCTCGCGATCTACACCGCCTTCAATGGCGCGGGTGTCTCGCAGGGGACGGCGGTGGCGCTGTCGCTCCTCCTGCTGATCACCGCCGTCGCGGCGCTGCTGCTCGTGCGCGCCTGGCGACCGGGACCATCGAGCGCGGCGGTCGGACGGTGA